The stretch of DNA TCGTGATCATTGTGAGATTAACAGAGCTGTTGCTTTCCCAGTGGTGGATGATCTGAGAGCAGTGCTGTCCAAACTGGAGACCAGAATGGCTGTACTGGAAAAGAGCCAAGCGCCTGCTTCAAAGACTGTTACTGTTACAAAGGTAGATGTGAGATCCTGCCTCTTTGAGGTCATATTTGTGCACTGAACAAATTCAGCTATCATTCATAATCCTTTCATCTGAAGGCTGCTCCTGTCCAGAAGCCCAAGGTTGAGAAACACAATGGCGCTGACGACGACGATGATGATATTGACCTCTTTGGCAgtgatgaggaagatgaggaggcaGAGCGCATCAAAGCAGAGAGGGTGAAGGAATACGCCCAGAGGAAAGCCAAAAAACCAGCCCTCATCGCCAAATCCTCCATCCTGCTGGACGTCAAGCCTGTATGAGACCGCACTCACAATCTTTAGAGTGTCAAGTATAATTCCTCAGTTTCTAATATATGGTTTTTCATTGATCAGTGGGATGACGAGACCGATATGTCGAAGCTGGAGGAGTGCGTGCGCTCCATACAGATGGACGGCCTCCTGTGGGGAGCCTCTAAGCTGGTTCCTGTCGGCTATGGCATCAAAAAGCTGCAGATCAGCTGTGTGGTAGAAGATGATAAAGTGGGAACAGACATTCTGGAAGAGGAGATCACCAAATTTGAGGATTACGTAAGTGCAGGATGAATCGGAGAATGTTTCACCTCAAAATCATAAGAAAAGCTGTATGTtgtataaagaaaatgaaatacaagttgtttttgtattgtgCCTTTATATTAGATTCCACTTACAGTACTTTAATCCAGTAATCGTTTTATATATTGCAGTAAAATacttataattttataatgatGTGTGCTTTgcaaatatattattacattaaagtaactttaagaaaataattttaagaaaatgtgTGAGGGGAAAAATACAATTTGTCaagaaaataaagatataatataccatgaaaaaaaaaatattggtcttGAATATAGGCTAAATGTATGCATTATATGGTACATTTtaaaagctaaatattttttttatatagttattgTATATACTGCAGTACAATATATTCTACAATTATTTTACAGTCCATAAACACTTGACAGATGTATTTAttgcataatataattttttataaaacagtGGACAAATTATGAGGACAAATGAACAGTTGCAATGAAAAGAAATTAaacaattatacaaatattaataaataaatattggatagcattttttatataaaatagttaATTTCATAGTTtcttattatagtttttatactgcagtaaaatactgatttttttaaattatgtattagtatgcaagtgtgtatttatttgttgtattCCAGTACTACAGtaactgtaataaataattgAGGACACATTGTGAGGGAATTAAcctaattgtcatgaaaataaaacttatgtaaatttatatttaattaattataatggaAATTAtcacaatgaccaaaaaaaaaaaaaaacattggtctACATTTATACAcaatttacttttacatttacattttatttatggctCGGGTCAAgttcttgactttttttttttttttgattgaaatTTTGATTACATTATAAACTGTtaggaaaaatatttaaagatattaTTGACCAATACTACATGAATTCCTCTTTTTGTAGGTCCAGAGTGTCGACATCGCTGCCTTCAACAAGATCTGAGCCTCTCGCCTCAAACATCCACCTCACACTGGGTTACTGCTGCTTTTATATCACACGGTTACCAATAAACTGTTCAGCCACGTCAACCAACTTGCTGTATTGACTGTCTTTATTTATATGCTCTTTATTCATGTCCTGGTTTTACAAATTTTCTTTATATtcacctttttgttttttaatggcaagttcacccaaaaatgaaaatggtaattccaacaaaaatatatatcgaGGTCAGAGTGCTACTTTTTATGATGTTGTGTGGGAAGTTTAGCCTCTACAATAACAAGTGATGAGAGAAAAACATAAAGGTGAGTGGATGACATGCTTttgatttttaggtgaactatccattgAAACAAAATGAGAGCACATAATGCATAACTAAGCTGAAAAGCTGAAAGTTTGACAGAGTTTCAAAGTAGATCCAAGTCCGACCCAGAAACCAGGATAGAGAGGCTGAGTGAATGTAGTTTGCTCTCGATGCAGCAAAATCATGGTATCGTCTGCCagagaaatgcaataaaatgccaGCGTTCCAGCTCTGTGATCGAGATACACGCCAACTCTGTGAGGCATTGGAGTGTGTATTTCTACACTAAACTTATTGTGCTGGAACAAACAAAGAGAATCTGAGAAATCCAAGCTCCACGATTTTGAGTTGCATCCCAGTTTTTGGTCCATATTTCCTCCAGTTCTGTAGGAAACGCCAATAGAAACTCCTCCACCATCTCTCCACTCCACCTCCCAATATCCACGTCCAGAAAGAGCTTCTTTGCACAAGACTTGAGTCCAGCTGATGAAGCGCTCTGGGTGATCGGGGTACGGCTGTGGCTCGTGGTCAGTCGTGACCTCTGTACGGTCTCCAGAAAGGCGGAGGAAAGAGTTGGCTGTGTTTGAGTCTAATGTCAAATCGCAGGAGTCTGAAAGAGAGAGGATAGTTTACTAAGAAGTCCCTTTAAGGAAAGCGTCCGCTGTCATCCACTTCCAGCAATTTTTAGCTTTACAAAACGGCTCATTTTGCAGAGTGATTTCAAACTGGTGTGTTTtacctttattattttaaatgttttgtggtgCAAACTGTTTCACCTATTACTGCACTTTGATATTCTTCTTTTTGATATTTCCCTACAGCAGCTAATGAACCAAAAGTCTTGCACATTGACAGAAAATGGCTTAATTCCACATTGAAAAATAAGATGGAGAGTAACCACCTACAAAGTtgcaattgtgaaaaaaataaaaatcaaagaaTTGTGACATTTAAACAACAATTAGAGAAGAAAGTAAATTGCAagacaaactcagaattgtaagACAAGTTaaaaattgtgagtttatatctgacaattcattttttttttttcagaattgagaGAAATAGGCTAAACTCATTTGGGAGAAACAAACTCCCAATTCCCAACTTTGCAATTGTGAAAAATAC from Carassius gibelio isolate Cgi1373 ecotype wild population from Czech Republic chromosome B2, carGib1.2-hapl.c, whole genome shotgun sequence encodes:
- the LOC127951199 gene encoding elongation factor 1-delta isoform X1; protein product: MSGLQGLAQENIWFDKSRYDEAEKRFYEGENGIPQTSQEEDASSILQDIAKARQNIQQSLAGVKTALHGSKGHTRTQKPRERKTSQNASKSEDQSELVSRLKSLEQDNKNLHKVVDDLRAVLSKLETRMAVLEKSQAPASKTVTVTKAAPVQKPKVEKHNGADDDDDDIDLFGSDEEDEEAERIKAERVKEYAQRKAKKPALIAKSSILLDVKPWDDETDMSKLEECVRSIQMDGLLWGASKLVPVGYGIKKLQISCVVEDDKVGTDILEEEITKFEDYVQSVDIAAFNKI
- the LOC127951199 gene encoding elongation factor 1-delta isoform X3, with the protein product MSGLQGLAQENIWFDKSRYDEAEKRFYEGENGIPQTSQVKTALHGSKGHTRTQKPRERKTSQNASKSEDQSELVSRLKSLEQDNKNLHKVVDDLRAVLSKLETRMAVLEKSQAPASKTVTVTKAAPVQKPKVEKHNGADDDDDDIDLFGSDEEDEEAERIKAERVKEYAQRKAKKPALIAKSSILLDVKPWDDETDMSKLEECVRSIQMDGLLWGASKLVPVGYGIKKLQISCVVEDDKVGTDILEEEITKFEDYVQSVDIAAFNKI
- the LOC127951199 gene encoding elongation factor 1-delta isoform X4, whose amino-acid sequence is MSGLQGLAQENIWFDKSRYDEAEKRFYEGENGIPQTSQSQNASKSEDQSELVSRLKSLEQDNKNLHKVVDDLRAVLSKLETRMAVLEKSQAPASKTVTVTKAAPVQKPKVEKHNGADDDDDDIDLFGSDEEDEEAERIKAERVKEYAQRKAKKPALIAKSSILLDVKPWDDETDMSKLEECVRSIQMDGLLWGASKLVPVGYGIKKLQISCVVEDDKVGTDILEEEITKFEDYVQSVDIAAFNKI
- the LOC127951199 gene encoding elongation factor 1-delta isoform X2, whose product is MSGLQGLAQENIWFDKSRYDEAEKRFYEGENGIPQTSQEEDASSILQDIAKARQNIQQSLAGSQNASKSEDQSELVSRLKSLEQDNKNLHKVVDDLRAVLSKLETRMAVLEKSQAPASKTVTVTKAAPVQKPKVEKHNGADDDDDDIDLFGSDEEDEEAERIKAERVKEYAQRKAKKPALIAKSSILLDVKPWDDETDMSKLEECVRSIQMDGLLWGASKLVPVGYGIKKLQISCVVEDDKVGTDILEEEITKFEDYVQSVDIAAFNKI